The following proteins come from a genomic window of Pyricularia oryzae 70-15 unplaced genomic scaffold supercont8.8_1, whole genome shotgun sequence:
- a CDS encoding alpha/beta hydrolase, which produces MRGGEYFAAGNGTDIYYSSEGAGGIPMLLIHGWTCDQNDWAFQIPFLLSLGIWVIAMDLRGHGHSAVSDAVTQFDPVSMVDDAVALLKHLGVDGRSSGGAGQAIVAGHSLGGIVANELALRHPDLVRGVVSVDGGAYMTPDDIQHVSQLLRAAGPEGAALATTDFWDAVGLLSEDAPVWVRPWQQRRTWAVEGRVVMDTFLQLGDHLGPSGVEYLRRTRGRGEGRVIPRFVTCAVDSSVEMEREAGLDARVDRVEVVPGGHFHHVVSPDKFNALLKEWLTEREWIK; this is translated from the coding sequence ATGAGAGGCGGCGAGTACTTTGCAGCCGGCAACGGCACCGACATCTACTACAGCTCCGAGGGCGCGGGAGGGATCCCGATGCTCCTCATCCACGGCTGGACCTGCGACCAAAACGACTGGGCCTTTCAGATCCCCTTCCTCCTCTCCCTGGGCATCTGGGTCATCGCCATGGACCTCCGCGGCCACGGCCACAGCGCCGTCTCGGACGCCGTGACCCAGTTCGACCCCGTCAGCAtggtcgacgacgccgtcgccCTGCTCAAGCACCTCGGCGTGGACGGGaggagcagcggcggcgccggccaGGCCATCGTCGCGGGCCACAGCCTGGGCGGCATCGTGGCCAACGAGCTGGCCCTGCGCCACCCGGACCTGGTCCGCGGCGTGGTCagcgtcgacggcggcgcctACATGACCCCCGACGACATACAGCACGTCTCGCAGCTGCTGCGCGCCGCCGGGCCCGAGGGCGCAGCCCTGGCCACCACGGACTTTTGGGACGCCGTCGGGCTCCTGTCCGAGGACGCGCCGGTCTGGGTGCGGCCCTGGCAGCAGCGCCGCACCTGGGCCGTCGAGGGCCGCGTCGTGATGGACACCTTCCTGCAGCTGGGCGACCACCTCGGGCCGAGCGGCGTCGAGTACCTGCGGCGGACGCGCGGGCGGGGCGAGGGGAGGGTCATTCCTAGATTTGTCACGTGTGCCGTGGACAGCAGTGTGGAAATGGAGCGGGAGGCTGGGTTGGATGCACGGGTGGACCGGGTCGAGGTGGTTCCGGGGGGTCACTTTCACCACGTGGTCTCGCCGGACAAGTTTAATGCCTTGTTGAAGGAGTGGTTGACGGAGAGGGAATGGATCAAATAG
- a CDS encoding alpha-ketoglutarate-dependent taurine dioxygenase: protein MSPSAVDVVTEVHNVAKKAIETESQTKYPEPLKLSGALDSYEYFDTTPIIGREYPNANLVDILNSPNSDELIRDLAITISQRGVVFFRAQDNLTNDLQKKLILRLGELTGRPKTSGLHIHPLLNAERETYGGDDNEISTISSAQNDKLYKKTWTQPDELSPKKQSTAQWHSDIAFEPVPADYTSLRLTELPKTGGDTLWASGYEIYDKISAPYQKFLETLSVTFAQKRFNEIADANGFSLYSQPRGAPENVGTDLRAVHPLVRTNPVTGWKSIFPVGGHVQHVNGLTDEESDGLLKWYLDLVYRNHELQTRLKWRNKNDIAIWDNRSVFHTATFDLEGQGDRFGNRAVGLGERPYLDPGSRSRREALAEGK, encoded by the exons ATGTCTCCATCCGCCGTTGATGTGGTGACCGAAGTGCACAACgtggccaagaaggccaTAGAGACCGAGTCTCAGACCAAATACCCCGAGCCTTTGAAGCTGTCCGGTGCCCTCGACAGCTACGAATACTTTGACACCACACCAATCATCGGACGGGAGTACCCAAATGCAAATCTCGTCGACATTCTAAACAGCCCCAACTCGGACGAGCTCATCCGCGACCTGGCCATCACCA TATCCCAACGCGGCGTCGTCTTCTTCCGCGCCCAAGACAACCTCACCAATGACCTGCAAAAGAAGCTAATCCTGCGGCTCGGCGAGCTGACGGGCCGACCCAAGACGTCGGGCCTGCACATCCACCCCCTGCTCAACGCCGAGCGGGAGACCTATGGCGGCGACGACAACGAGATCAGCACCATCAGCTCGGCCCAGAACGACAAGTTGTACAAGAAGACATGGACGCAACCGGACGAACTCAGCCCCAAGAAGCAGAGCACCGCACAGTGGCACAGCGACATCGCCTTTGAGCCCGTGCCGGCCGACTATACGTCTCTGAGGCTGACGGAGCTGCCCAAGACCGGAGGAG ACACCCTCTGGGCATCCGGCTACGAAATCTACGACAAGATCTCGGCCCCCTACCAAAAGTTCCTCGAGACCCTGTCCGTCACCTTTGCGCAGAAGCGCTTCAACGAAATCGCCGACGCCAACGGCTTCAGCCTGTACTCGCAGCCGCGCGGCGCGCCCGAAAACGTGGGCACGGACCTGCGCGCCGTCCACCCGCTGGTGCGGACCAACCCCGTGACGGGCTGGAAGAGCATTTTCCCCGTGGGCGGGCACGTGCAGCACGTCAACGGGCTGACGGACGAGGAGAGCGACGGGCTGCTCAAGTGGTACCTGGACCTCGTCTACCGCAACCACGAGCTGCAGACGCGACTCAAGTGGAGGAACAAGAACGATATCGCCATCTGGGACAACAGGAGCGTGTTCCACACGGCCACCTTTGACCTCGAGGGCCAGGGGGATCGGTTCGGGAACAGGGCCGTGGGGCTTGGGGAGAGGCCGTATCTTGACCCGGGGAGCAGGTCGAGGAGGGAGGCTTTGGCAGAGGGGAAGTAG
- a CDS encoding MFS transporter, producing the protein MTTVLSRDKGGKSEYGSTSSLGGSAPLGVPRKYRRFFWQKKAPHDPDAIATQVSVFDDQETAEKYHPRQDWENYHRFDTQFRWTWREEDRVIRKMDIRIMFWACIMFMSLELDRANLVQALTDNFLPDLHMTTNDYNLGNSVFRLSFLCAELPSQLISKWMGPDRWIPTQMTLWSIVAASQFWLSGRSSFLACRALLGILQGGFIPDGLMTLMIGLFSFVLMPAGPCQTAHWFRGKKGWFNEREEKIMVNRVLREDPNKSSMHNREPITPKLLWQSMKDYDLWPIYILGLAFQLPMIPPQYYITLSLKNLGGNGANLGFDTFQTNLLTIPYYVGHIITMLGVTYIAEIWGNLTFSAMIGQLWALPLLAYMAVTNLGAVNKWVVWTVTTLLLSYPNAHPIQVGWNSRNSNSVRLRTVSAACYNMFVQAGAVVGANIYRADDAPNYPRGNRALLGMVCMNVALYLLVKTYYVLRNRSRAQRWDAMTPDQRLHYLATTKDEGNKRMDFRFQH; encoded by the exons ATGACAACAGTTTTGAGCAGAGACAAGGGTGGCAAGAGCGAGTACGGGTCGACATCGTCCCTCGGCGGCAGCGCACCCCTCGGCGTCCCACGTAAATACAGGCGCTTCTTTTGGCAGAAGAAGGCGCCCCACGACCCCGATGCCATAGCCACCCAGGTGAGCGTCTTTGACGACCAGGAGACTGCCGAAAAGTATCATCCTAGGCAGGATTG GGAAAACTACCACCGGTTCGATACGCAGTTCAGGTGGACATGGAGGGAGGAAGACCGCGTCATTCGCAAGATGGACATTCGCATCATGTTTTGGGCCTGCATCATGTTCATGTCCCTCGAGCTCGACCGCGCAAACCTCGTCCAGGCGCTGACGGACAACTTTCTGCCGGACCTGCACATGACGACCAATG ACTACAACCTCGGAAACTCCGTCTTCCGCCTCAGCTTCCTCTGCGCCGAGCTCCCCTCCCAGCTCATCTCAAAGTGGATGGGCCCGGACCGCTGGATCCCGACGCAGATGACCCTGTGGAGCATCGTGGCGGCTTCCCAGTTTTGGCTGAGCGGGAGGTCGTCCTTCCTGGCCTGCCGTGCGCTCCTGGGTATTCTGCAGGGAGGCTTCATCCCCGAT GGTCTCATGACACTCATGATTGGTCTCTTCTCATTCGTCCTCATGCCCGCCGGTCCTTGCCAGACTGCACACTGGTTCAGGGGCAAGAAAGGCTGGTTCAACGAGAG AGAGGAAAAGATCATGGTCAACCGGGTCCTGCGCGAGGACCCCAACAAGAGCTCGATGCACAATCGTGAGCCCATCACGCCGAAGCTGCTGTGGCAGAGCATGAAAGACTACGACCTGTG GCCCATATACATACTCGGCCTCGCCTTCCAACTGCCCATGATCCCGCCGCAGTATTACATCACGCTCTCTCTGAAGAACCtgggggggaatggcgca AACCTGGGCTTTGACACGTTCCAAACCAACCTTCTCACCATCCCATACTATGTCGGACACA TCATCACCATGCTCGGGGTAACATACATCGCCGAGATCTGGGGCAACCTGACCTTCAGCGCCATGATCGGCCAGCTATGGGCGCTCCCTCTGCTCGCATACATGGCCGTGACGAACCTGGGCGCCGTCAACAAGTGGGTCGTGTGGACGGTGACGACGCTCCTCCTCAGCTATCCAAACG CCCACCCCATCCAGGTCGGCTGGAACTCGCGCAACTCCAACTCGGTCCGCCTCCGCACCGTCTCGGCCGCCTGCTACAACATGTTTGTGcaggccggcgccgtcgtGGGCGCCAACATCTACCGCGCCGACGACGCGCCCAACTACCCGCGCGGCAACCGCGCGCTGCTGGGCATGGTCTGCATGAACGTCGCCCTGTACCTGCTCGTAAAGACGTACTATGTGCTGCGCAACAGGAGCAGGGCCCAGAGGTGGGACGCCATGACGCCCGACCAGAGGCTCCACTACCTGGCCACGACCAAGGACGAAGGGAACAAGAGGATGGAtttccgcttccagcactgA